Proteins from a genomic interval of Mesobacillus sp. S13:
- a CDS encoding aldo/keto reductase, producing the protein MPQNLQDTTTLHNGVKMPWFGLGVFKVQEGSEVVESVKAALKNDYKSIDTAAVYGNEEGVGQAIKEAGVPREELFITTKVWNADQGYETTLQAFETSMDKLGLDYLDLYLIHWPVAGKYKETWKALEKLYKDGRVRAIGVSNFHVHHLKDLMADAKIKPMVNQVEYHPHLAQTELLQFCKAEGIQMEAWSPLKQGELLSEPTIVEIAEKHGKSPAQVILRWDLQNEVVTIPKSIKEHRIIQNADIFDFELTAEDMGVLNGLNKDERVGPDPDNFNF; encoded by the coding sequence ATGCCACAAAATCTCCAGGATACAACGACCTTACATAATGGCGTCAAAATGCCATGGTTTGGGCTTGGTGTGTTCAAGGTTCAGGAAGGTTCCGAAGTTGTAGAATCTGTTAAAGCTGCGCTTAAAAATGACTATAAGAGCATCGACACTGCGGCGGTTTACGGAAACGAGGAAGGCGTGGGACAGGCGATCAAGGAAGCTGGTGTTCCGCGTGAAGAGTTGTTTATTACGACGAAGGTCTGGAATGCTGATCAGGGTTATGAAACGACTCTTCAGGCATTTGAAACAAGCATGGACAAGCTGGGCCTGGACTACCTTGATCTTTACTTGATACACTGGCCAGTTGCAGGAAAATACAAGGAAACATGGAAGGCTCTTGAAAAACTATACAAAGATGGCCGAGTTCGCGCAATCGGCGTAAGCAACTTCCATGTCCATCATCTTAAAGACCTGATGGCTGATGCTAAAATCAAGCCAATGGTCAACCAGGTCGAGTATCATCCTCATCTTGCCCAGACAGAGCTTCTGCAATTCTGCAAAGCCGAAGGGATCCAAATGGAAGCGTGGTCTCCTTTGAAGCAAGGAGAGCTTTTATCAGAACCAACGATTGTTGAGATCGCTGAAAAACATGGAAAATCACCTGCACAAGTGATCCTCCGCTGGGATTTACAAAACGAAGTGGTCACGATTCCTAAATCAATCAAGGAACACCGAATTATCCAAAATGCAGATATCTTCGATTTTGAGCTTACTGCAGAAGATATGGGCGTTTTGAACGGCTTAAACAAGGATGAGCGAGTAGGCCCGGATCCGGATAATTTCAATTTTTAA
- a CDS encoding thioredoxin family protein encodes MIIKVLGPGCEKCKKLEESINAAVKEAGVAAVVEMVEDNKEIEKYEVKSTPALVIDEKVVSAGKQLSAQEVKGLF; translated from the coding sequence ATGATCATTAAAGTGCTGGGGCCGGGCTGCGAAAAGTGCAAAAAACTTGAAGAGAGTATTAATGCTGCTGTGAAGGAAGCTGGTGTCGCGGCGGTAGTGGAAATGGTGGAAGACAATAAGGAGATCGAAAAGTATGAGGTGAAAAGTACTCCGGCGTTGGTTATTGATGAGAAAGTTGTTTCAGCGGGGAAGCAGTTGTCTGCACAGGAAGTGAAGGGATTATTTTAA
- a CDS encoding sugar-binding transcriptional regulator yields MEKEKLLKVIEAAKLYYLLDYNQNDIAKELGVSRPTVSRFLQIAKQEGIVDIKIMDPTEDVENLSAQLEQKFGLKKAIVTHIPQYEDSVIKTYLGEKAAAFLNEVVDHDDIIGVTWGTTLYHVALELKQKPCKNVKVVQLKGGVSHSETNTYANEILYLFGKAFNSAPHHLPLPAIVDHVVVKQAMEADRHIKKILELGKQSNIAVYTIGPIKSESLLFQLGYFTEEDLQVIYSKAVGDICSRFFDKEGKVCNENLNARTLGIELEELKKKKYSILVAGGAHKIDGIYGALKGKYTNVLVTDQFTAKFLLDK; encoded by the coding sequence ATGGAAAAAGAAAAATTATTGAAGGTAATCGAGGCAGCGAAGCTATATTATTTACTGGATTATAATCAGAATGATATTGCCAAGGAACTGGGAGTATCAAGGCCTACAGTATCCAGGTTCCTCCAAATTGCAAAGCAGGAGGGGATCGTCGATATCAAAATCATGGATCCGACAGAGGATGTAGAAAATTTGTCGGCACAGCTTGAACAGAAGTTTGGTTTGAAAAAGGCTATTGTGACCCATATTCCTCAATATGAAGACAGTGTGATTAAAACGTATCTTGGGGAGAAAGCTGCCGCTTTTTTGAATGAAGTGGTTGACCATGATGATATTATCGGTGTCACCTGGGGAACGACGCTCTATCATGTCGCTTTGGAACTGAAGCAGAAGCCATGCAAGAATGTGAAGGTCGTCCAGTTGAAAGGCGGTGTAAGCCACTCTGAAACGAATACTTACGCAAATGAAATATTGTACTTGTTCGGCAAGGCCTTCAATAGCGCACCGCATCATCTGCCGCTGCCGGCAATCGTAGACCATGTAGTGGTCAAACAAGCGATGGAGGCGGACAGGCATATTAAAAAGATCCTGGAATTGGGGAAACAGTCGAACATTGCGGTCTATACAATTGGACCGATCAAGTCCGAATCTTTGTTGTTTCAGTTAGGATACTTTACAGAAGAAGACTTGCAAGTCATTTATTCAAAAGCCGTCGGCGATATTTGTTCAAGGTTCTTTGATAAAGAGGGGAAGGTTTGCAATGAGAACCTAAATGCGAGAACCTTGGGCATCGAACTTGAAGAGTTAAAGAAGAAGAAGTATTCAATTTTAGTTGCTGGCGGAGCACATAAAATAGATGGTATTTATGGTGCTTTGAAAGGGAAATATACAAATGTGCTTGTAACGGACCAATTTACTGCTAAATTTTTGTTAGATAAGTAA
- a CDS encoding NupC/NupG family nucleoside CNT transporter gives MNILWGLMGIAVVLGIAFIFSNNKKSINFRTILGGLAIQFIFAFLVLKWETGKLLLKKLSLGVNEIVNYTDAGVQFLFGGLFQAENIGFVFAFQVLTVVIFFSSLISVLYYLGIMQVIIKILGGALSKLLGTSKAESLSAAANIFVGQTEAPLVVKPYIAKMTQSELFAIMVGGLASVAGSVLIGYSLLGVPLEYLLAASFMAAPAGLILAKIMVPETEKSESSDELKMEKDTDSVNVIDAAAKGASTGLQLALNIGAMLLAFIALIALINGILGFVGGFFGAGSLTLETILGYVFAPLAFAIGVPWDEAVKAGGFIGQKLILNEFVAYSSFAPQIEQLSAKTVAIISFALCGFANVSSMGILLGGLGSLAPNRRGDIARMGVRAVIAGMLASLLSAAMAGMLL, from the coding sequence ATGAATATCTTATGGGGTTTGATGGGAATTGCAGTCGTTTTGGGAATTGCCTTTATTTTCTCTAACAACAAAAAATCCATCAATTTCAGGACAATCCTTGGCGGATTGGCAATCCAGTTCATTTTCGCGTTCTTAGTATTGAAATGGGAGACAGGGAAACTCTTACTGAAAAAACTATCACTTGGTGTCAATGAAATCGTTAACTATACTGACGCTGGTGTGCAATTCCTTTTCGGAGGATTGTTCCAGGCCGAAAATATTGGCTTTGTATTCGCTTTCCAAGTATTAACTGTTGTTATTTTCTTCTCATCTTTAATTTCAGTGTTATATTACCTTGGAATCATGCAAGTAATCATCAAGATCCTTGGCGGAGCGCTTTCTAAATTGCTGGGAACGAGCAAAGCTGAATCACTATCAGCTGCAGCTAACATTTTCGTAGGTCAGACAGAAGCGCCACTGGTAGTTAAGCCTTACATCGCTAAAATGACTCAATCAGAGCTTTTTGCCATCATGGTTGGAGGCTTGGCTTCTGTAGCAGGTTCTGTATTGATTGGTTATTCCTTACTGGGTGTTCCATTGGAATACCTGTTAGCAGCAAGCTTCATGGCTGCTCCTGCAGGTTTGATACTTGCTAAAATCATGGTACCTGAAACAGAAAAGTCAGAGTCATCTGATGAACTAAAAATGGAAAAAGACACAGATTCAGTTAACGTAATCGATGCTGCAGCTAAGGGAGCAAGCACTGGTCTTCAATTAGCACTGAATATCGGTGCAATGTTGCTTGCATTCATCGCATTGATTGCCTTGATCAATGGAATCCTTGGATTCGTAGGAGGATTTTTCGGAGCAGGCAGCTTAACACTTGAAACAATCCTTGGTTATGTATTCGCTCCACTTGCTTTCGCGATCGGCGTACCGTGGGATGAGGCTGTGAAAGCTGGCGGGTTCATCGGCCAAAAGTTGATCTTGAATGAATTTGTAGCTTACTCTTCATTTGCACCACAAATTGAACAATTATCTGCAAAAACTGTGGCAATCATCAGTTTTGCACTTTGTGGATTCGCAAATGTATCTTCCATGGGAATCTTGCTCGGCGGACTTGGAAGCCTTGCTCCAAATCGTCGCGGAGACATCGCTCGCATGGGTGTACGAGCTGTAATCGCAGGTATGCTTGCATCACTATTGAGTGCCGCAATGGCAGGTATGCTTCTATAA
- a CDS encoding C39 family peptidase, producing the protein MTRTEAHSVKKASADKDALQEFINTEEKRMIEGVPHVSQLPELQRGCEVTSLTMLLQYEGISADKMTLAKQIHKIPFRDANYVRGNPYDGFVGNIYTFSKSGYGVYHGPVAKLAESYLPGKIKDITGQTIDGVYELIDSGSPVWVIINSTFAPLPESEFTVWKTNSGNVKITYREHSVLIVGYDEKSIYVNDPLASGGYKAVPRTSFEKAWVQMGSQAIGIDK; encoded by the coding sequence ATCACCCGAACGGAAGCACATTCTGTCAAAAAAGCTTCTGCTGATAAAGATGCCTTGCAGGAATTCATCAATACTGAGGAGAAAAGAATGATTGAGGGTGTCCCGCACGTCAGTCAGCTCCCAGAATTACAGCGCGGCTGTGAAGTGACCAGCTTAACGATGCTTTTGCAGTATGAAGGAATCTCAGCTGATAAAATGACCCTGGCTAAGCAAATACATAAAATTCCTTTCCGTGACGCAAATTATGTACGCGGCAACCCATATGATGGCTTTGTCGGCAATATATATACCTTCAGCAAATCAGGATATGGCGTATACCATGGACCTGTAGCAAAGCTTGCTGAGAGTTATCTGCCTGGTAAAATCAAGGATATTACTGGACAAACCATTGATGGAGTATATGAACTGATCGACTCAGGATCTCCGGTATGGGTCATTATCAACTCCACGTTCGCTCCTCTTCCCGAATCGGAGTTTACCGTTTGGAAGACAAATAGCGGAAATGTAAAGATCACCTACAGAGAACACAGTGTCTTGATTGTCGGCTACGACGAGAAATCCATTTACGTTAATGATCCTCTTGCCAGCGGTGGGTATAAAGCCGTACCGCGCACTTCATTCGAAAAAGCATGGGTACAGATGGGCAGCCAGGCGATTGGTATTGATAAATAA
- a CDS encoding NAD(P)H-dependent flavin oxidoreductase yields the protein MDFPQLKIGHMAPSVPIMQGGMGVGISLRGLASAVANAGGIGIISGTGISVEEMVMHIRKARELTQGNGYIGVNVLFAMNDFAEKMKAALDEKVDFIISGAGISRDMYSWGKQAGIPVISIVSSAKLAKISERLGAAAVVVEGFEAGGHLGTDKPLFDILPEIVEAVSIPVIAAGGIMTGADIAKALSLGASGVQMGTRFVASEECDAPQSFKDKYVSATEKDTLLVKTTVGLHGRAIANHFTKLITTTDKLRIKKCRDCLKNCSYQFCTLDSLLTSVAGDVENGLVFAGARVSEIKDILPVRTIIENLRLEYRSAAQNLA from the coding sequence ATGGATTTCCCACAGCTTAAAATTGGCCATATGGCTCCAAGTGTACCGATTATGCAAGGTGGAATGGGGGTTGGGATCTCGCTTAGAGGATTGGCTTCAGCGGTTGCCAACGCTGGCGGAATTGGCATCATATCCGGTACAGGGATATCGGTTGAAGAGATGGTGATGCATATCCGGAAAGCCAGGGAGCTGACACAGGGTAATGGGTACATAGGTGTAAATGTATTGTTTGCGATGAATGATTTTGCAGAGAAAATGAAAGCTGCGTTAGATGAAAAAGTTGACTTCATTATTTCGGGAGCAGGAATCTCAAGGGATATGTATTCCTGGGGGAAGCAAGCGGGCATCCCGGTCATTTCTATTGTTTCTTCTGCTAAATTAGCTAAAATCTCAGAGCGCCTGGGTGCTGCTGCAGTGGTAGTGGAAGGATTTGAAGCAGGAGGCCATCTTGGGACAGACAAGCCCCTTTTTGATATTCTTCCTGAAATTGTGGAGGCTGTGTCCATCCCGGTGATTGCTGCGGGTGGTATCATGACTGGTGCTGATATCGCGAAGGCTTTGTCCCTTGGAGCTTCAGGTGTCCAAATGGGCACTAGATTTGTCGCCAGCGAGGAATGTGACGCTCCGCAAAGCTTCAAGGATAAATACGTTTCAGCCACTGAGAAAGACACACTGCTGGTAAAAACAACAGTGGGTTTGCATGGGCGTGCGATTGCCAATCATTTCACCAAGCTAATCACCACTACAGATAAACTCAGAATTAAAAAGTGTCGAGATTGCCTGAAAAATTGCTCCTATCAATTTTGCACACTTGACTCTCTGCTCACATCCGTTGCCGGCGATGTAGAAAATGGCCTGGTATTCGCTGGCGCCAGGGTAAGTGAAATAAAAGACATACTACCAGTCCGTACAATCATAGAGAACTTAAGATTGGAATATAGATCAGCTGCTCAAAACTTAGCCTGA
- a CDS encoding BCCT family transporter, producing the protein MKKDSSVFFISTGILLLMVLFGVFVPDKLESVTANIQAFITDSFGWYYLILVSAIVIVCLYFLISPLGKIRLGRQDDRPEFSTLTWYAMLFSAGMGIGLVFWGTAEPISHYMVSTPTGVEAGSDQAIRDSMRFTFFHWGIHAWAIYGIVALVLAYFNFRHGKPGLISATLGPILGDKINGTTGKVIDVISVVATVIGVATTLGFGAVQINGGLSYLFGIPTGFVTQLFIVLIVTVLFMISAWSGLGKGIKILSNVNMILAAVLLVAMLFLGPTQFILNLFTNTIGTYLQNLPTMSFRIAPLNEGVRSWINGWTIFYWAWWIAWAPFVGIFIARVSKGRTIREFVFGVLLVPSLIGFLWFSAFGGSAIMLEHEGIANISELATEEALFGVFANYPLSSLLSILAMILIGTFFITSADSGTFVLGMMTTNGSLTPGNRIKFTWGIMLAAISLVLLYSGGLQALQNTMIVAALPFSIIMALMALSLIKALGREAKELGIGKIPKRKP; encoded by the coding sequence ATGAAAAAGGATTCATCTGTTTTTTTCATATCGACAGGAATTTTGTTATTAATGGTTCTTTTCGGTGTGTTTGTTCCAGATAAACTTGAATCAGTTACAGCAAATATCCAGGCATTCATTACCGATTCTTTTGGCTGGTATTATTTAATTCTTGTATCTGCAATTGTCATTGTTTGTCTGTATTTCTTGATCAGTCCACTGGGAAAGATCAGACTTGGGAGGCAGGATGACAGACCTGAATTTTCTACCCTTACTTGGTATGCGATGCTCTTTAGTGCCGGTATGGGAATTGGGCTGGTTTTCTGGGGCACTGCTGAACCGATCAGCCATTATATGGTCTCAACCCCAACTGGTGTGGAGGCAGGATCTGACCAGGCTATCCGCGATTCAATGAGGTTCACGTTTTTCCACTGGGGAATTCATGCATGGGCCATTTATGGAATTGTTGCATTAGTTCTTGCTTACTTCAATTTCAGACATGGGAAGCCCGGGTTGATTAGTGCGACCCTCGGACCTATTTTAGGCGACAAGATAAATGGAACAACTGGAAAGGTAATTGACGTGATTTCGGTTGTCGCAACTGTAATCGGTGTGGCAACAACTTTAGGATTTGGAGCTGTACAAATTAACGGGGGACTTTCTTACCTGTTTGGAATACCTACTGGTTTTGTAACTCAATTGTTTATTGTCCTGATTGTAACAGTATTGTTCATGATTTCTGCATGGTCTGGACTTGGAAAAGGCATCAAGATCTTAAGTAATGTAAACATGATACTTGCAGCAGTATTGCTAGTGGCGATGCTGTTTTTGGGACCAACCCAGTTTATTCTGAACCTTTTTACCAACACAATTGGTACATACCTTCAAAATTTGCCGACGATGAGTTTCCGGATTGCGCCATTAAATGAAGGAGTACGTTCATGGATCAATGGCTGGACTATCTTCTACTGGGCATGGTGGATTGCATGGGCGCCATTTGTAGGGATTTTTATAGCTCGAGTTTCTAAAGGCCGTACAATCAGAGAATTTGTATTCGGTGTCCTGCTGGTACCTTCTTTGATTGGCTTCCTATGGTTTTCTGCTTTCGGAGGCTCAGCAATCATGCTTGAGCACGAAGGCATTGCAAATATTTCAGAACTTGCGACCGAAGAAGCACTCTTTGGCGTGTTTGCCAACTATCCATTAAGTTCATTATTGTCCATCCTGGCAATGATTCTTATCGGCACATTCTTTATCACCTCAGCTGACTCAGGGACGTTTGTTTTAGGAATGATGACGACCAATGGATCACTGACACCGGGAAATAGAATCAAATTCACATGGGGAATCATGCTGGCAGCCATTTCTTTAGTATTACTGTATTCTGGCGGGCTGCAGGCTCTGCAAAATACAATGATCGTAGCTGCACTGCCATTCTCCATCATTATGGCCTTAATGGCACTAAGCCTTATTAAAGCCTTGGGTCGAGAAGCGAAAGAACTGGGAATTGGAAAGATTCCTAAACGTAAGCCTTAA
- a CDS encoding NRDE family protein — MCLILFAYKAHPKYKLIVAANRDEAYARETASADFWEDAPEVLAGRDLEKMGTWMGVTSSGKFAALTNYRDPSEITVGKRTRGELVADFLKGTVHPQSYLLDLANRSQEYPGYNLLAGNIEELYYYSNRGGPLQKVEPGVHGVSNHLLNTDWPKVERGKAKLASIISEEKPDLVNRLFDHLENADPAPDHLLPSTGVSLEWERLLSPMFIKNEAYGTRSSTVILMNEREIHFHERVHTKDQRSTQQFIITL; from the coding sequence ATGTGTTTGATTTTATTTGCCTATAAAGCACATCCGAAGTATAAACTGATTGTTGCTGCCAATAGGGATGAAGCATATGCCCGTGAAACTGCATCGGCCGATTTTTGGGAGGATGCGCCCGAAGTGCTCGCTGGACGAGACCTTGAAAAAATGGGGACCTGGATGGGGGTTACATCATCAGGCAAGTTTGCGGCTCTGACCAATTATCGCGATCCGAGTGAAATCACTGTCGGGAAAAGAACTAGAGGTGAGCTTGTTGCTGATTTTCTGAAAGGGACAGTTCACCCTCAATCCTATTTGCTGGATTTGGCCAATCGCAGTCAGGAATATCCTGGTTATAATCTTTTGGCAGGGAATATCGAAGAGCTCTATTATTATTCCAACCGTGGAGGCCCGCTGCAAAAAGTGGAACCAGGCGTACACGGGGTCAGCAACCACCTGCTTAATACGGATTGGCCTAAGGTAGAACGGGGAAAAGCAAAGCTTGCCAGCATCATTTCAGAAGAAAAGCCTGATCTGGTTAACAGATTATTTGACCATTTGGAAAATGCCGACCCTGCACCGGATCATCTGCTGCCATCTACGGGGGTATCGCTGGAATGGGAGCGTTTGTTATCCCCGATGTTCATAAAAAATGAAGCGTACGGGACGAGAAGTTCGACTGTCATTTTGATGAATGAGAGGGAAATCCATTTCCATGAACGGGTTCATACAAAAGACCAGCGATCAACCCAGCAATTTATAATCACGTTATAA
- the yhbH gene encoding sporulation protein YhbH produces the protein MTDESSHQFVISQEDWSLHRKGHDDQQRHQEKVQEAIKSNLPDLITEENIIMSNGRDVVKIPIRSLDEYKIRYNYDKNKHVGQGNGDSKVGDVVARDGSGQQQGPGKGQGAGDQAGEDYYEAEVSMMEIEEALFKELELPNLKKKEEQEHLVENIEFNDIRKTGLMGNIDKKRTMMSAYKRNAMTGKPSFHPIYKEDLKFKTWNEVVKPDSKAVVLAMMDTSGSMGLWEKYMARSFFFWMTRFLRSKYETVEIEFIAHHTEAKVVSEEDFFSKGESGGTICSSAYRKALELIDDKYSPSKFNIYPFHFSDGDNLTSDNARCVKLVEELMKVSNMFGYGEVNQYNRHSTLMSAYKNIKDENFRYYILKQKADVFHAMKSFFKKEENKLYA, from the coding sequence ATGACCGATGAAAGCAGTCACCAGTTTGTGATTTCCCAGGAAGATTGGTCCCTCCACCGCAAAGGACATGATGACCAACAGCGCCATCAGGAAAAGGTGCAGGAAGCAATCAAGAGCAATCTGCCTGATTTGATCACGGAAGAGAATATTATCATGTCCAACGGCAGGGATGTCGTCAAGATTCCGATAAGGTCACTGGATGAATACAAAATCCGTTATAACTATGATAAGAACAAACACGTCGGCCAAGGGAATGGAGACAGTAAGGTAGGCGATGTCGTCGCCCGTGACGGCTCTGGGCAGCAGCAAGGACCAGGGAAGGGCCAAGGCGCAGGAGACCAGGCCGGTGAAGATTATTACGAAGCAGAAGTATCGATGATGGAAATTGAAGAAGCGTTATTTAAAGAGCTGGAACTTCCTAATCTCAAGAAGAAGGAAGAACAGGAGCATCTCGTTGAAAATATTGAATTCAACGATATCAGGAAGACTGGATTGATGGGCAATATTGATAAGAAGCGTACCATGATGTCTGCATACAAGCGGAATGCGATGACCGGCAAGCCGTCCTTTCATCCTATTTACAAGGAGGACTTGAAGTTCAAGACCTGGAATGAGGTCGTGAAGCCTGATTCAAAGGCCGTTGTTCTTGCGATGATGGATACGAGCGGAAGTATGGGACTATGGGAGAAATATATGGCGAGGAGCTTTTTCTTCTGGATGACGCGCTTCCTTCGTTCCAAGTACGAAACAGTCGAGATCGAATTCATTGCCCACCATACAGAAGCAAAGGTAGTTTCCGAGGAAGACTTTTTCTCGAAAGGGGAAAGTGGAGGTACGATTTGTTCATCCGCTTACCGAAAAGCATTAGAACTTATTGACGATAAATATAGCCCAAGCAAGTTTAATATTTACCCATTCCATTTTTCAGATGGTGATAACCTGACCTCCGACAACGCCCGCTGTGTGAAATTAGTAGAAGAGCTGATGAAGGTCTCCAATATGTTTGGCTATGGAGAAGTCAATCAGTACAACCGCCACTCGACCCTAATGTCCGCGTATAAAAACATTAAAGACGAAAACTTCCGTTACTATATCCTCAAGCAGAAAGCCGATGTATTCCATGCGATGAAGAGCTTTTTCAAAAAAGAAGAAAACAAATTGTATGCTTAA